A DNA window from Camelina sativa cultivar DH55 chromosome 17, Cs, whole genome shotgun sequence contains the following coding sequences:
- the LOC104756423 gene encoding high mobility group B protein 2-like has protein sequence MKGGKSKAETRSSKLSVTKKPAKGGARGKAAAKDPNKPKRPASAFFVFMEDFRETFKIENPKNKSVATVGKAAGDKWKSLSDSEKAPYVAKAEKRKVEYEKNIKAYNKKLEEGPKEDEESDKSVSEVNDEDDAEDGSEEEEDDD, from the exons ATGAAAGGAGGTAAATCAAAGGCTGAAACCAGGAGCTCCAA GCTCTCTGTGACTAAGAAGCCTGCTAAAGGAGGAGCTCGTGGCAAAGCAGCTGCCAAGGATCCAAACAAACCAAAGAGGCCAGCCAGTGCTTTCTTCGTTTTCAT GGAAGATTTCCGTGAGACTTTCAAGATAGAAAACCCCAAGAACAAGTCTGTAGCTACT GTTGGAAAAGCTGCTGGAGACAAGTGGAAATCACTGTCAGATTCT GAGAAAGCTCCTTATGTTGCCAAGGCTGAGAAACGTAAGGTTGAATATGAGAAGAACATTAAAGCTTACAACAAGAAACTG GAGGAAGGTCCAAAGGAAGATGAGGAATCTGACAAGTCAGTGTCAGAGGTCAATGACGAGGATGATGCTGAGGATGGTAGTGAAGAG GAGGAGGACGATGACTAA
- the LOC104756424 gene encoding high mobility group B protein 3-like: MKGGKAKAETRSSKLSVTKKPTKGGKGAAKDPNKPKRPSSAFFVFMEDFRETYKKEHPKNKSVAAVGKAGGEKWKSLSDSEKAPYVAKADKRKVEYEKNMKAYNKKLEEGPKEDEESDKSVSEVNDEDDAEDGSEEEEDDD; this comes from the exons ATGAAAGGAGGTAAAGCGAAAGCTGAAACCAGGAGCTCAAA GCTCTCTGTGACTAAGAAGCCTACTAAGGGAGGCAAAGGTGCTGCTAAGGATCCTAACAAACCTAAGAGGCCTTCCAGTGCCTTCTTCGTTTTCAT GGAAGATTTCCGTGAAACGTACAAGAAGGAGCACCCCAAGAACAAATCTGTCGCTGCT GTTGGCAAAGCTGGTGGTGAAAAGTGGAAATCCTTGTCAGATTCC GAGAAAGCTCCTTATGTTGCGAAGGCTGACAAACGCAAGGTTGAGTATGAGAAGAACATGAAAGCCTACAACAAGAAGCTG gaggAAGGTCCAAAGGAAGATGAGGAATCTGACAAGTCTGTTTCAGAGGTCAACGATGAGGATGATGCTGAGGATGGGAGTGAAGAG GAGGAAGATGATGACTGA